One Synechococcus sp. CC9605 genomic window carries:
- a CDS encoding nucleotide sugar dehydrogenase produces MTIQRICCIGAGYVGGPTMAVIADHCPQIQVQVVDINQARIDAWNDADLSKLPVYEPGLDRVVERARGRNLHFSTDVAESIAAADMVFISVNTPTKTKGLGAGQASDLRWVEACAREVAQAATEHTIVVEKSTLPVRTAAAIKTILQAASNGEGQRTFSVLSNPEFLAEGTAIRDLEAPDRVLIGGDDPASIDALAAIYAHWVPQEQILRTNLWSSELSKLTANAFLAQRISSINSIAAFCEASGADVREVARAIGTDSRIGPKFLNAGPGFGGSCFQKDILNLVYLCRHFGLPEVADYWESVVALNTWQQHRIARLVVEKLFGTVTGKRLAILGFAFKANTNDTREAPAIRICRDLLEEGAQLAIHDPKVVARQMTRDLQQEAAPQADALSATGSWAEACSVEEAVTGADAVLVLTEWQDYRNLNWMSLAGRMRKPAWVFDARAITDHGQVRASGLNLWCVGDGEG; encoded by the coding sequence GTGACCATTCAACGGATCTGCTGCATCGGTGCGGGCTATGTGGGTGGTCCGACCATGGCGGTGATCGCCGATCACTGCCCGCAGATTCAAGTGCAGGTGGTGGACATCAACCAGGCGCGCATCGATGCCTGGAATGACGCTGACCTCAGCAAGTTGCCGGTGTACGAACCGGGGCTCGACCGCGTTGTGGAACGAGCGCGGGGGCGCAACCTGCATTTCTCCACTGATGTGGCTGAGTCAATCGCTGCTGCAGACATGGTGTTCATTTCGGTGAACACGCCCACCAAGACCAAGGGATTGGGAGCTGGACAGGCCAGTGATCTCCGCTGGGTGGAAGCTTGTGCACGCGAGGTGGCTCAAGCGGCTACCGAACACACCATTGTGGTGGAGAAAAGCACCCTGCCGGTGCGTACCGCTGCTGCAATCAAAACCATCCTGCAGGCAGCGAGTAATGGGGAAGGTCAGCGCACCTTTTCGGTGCTCTCCAATCCGGAATTTTTGGCGGAAGGCACGGCCATCCGTGATCTGGAGGCTCCCGACCGGGTGTTGATCGGTGGTGATGATCCAGCATCCATTGATGCACTCGCGGCGATCTACGCCCACTGGGTTCCGCAGGAGCAGATTCTCCGCACCAACCTCTGGAGCAGTGAGCTCTCCAAGCTCACTGCCAATGCTTTTCTGGCGCAGCGGATCAGCTCGATCAACTCGATTGCCGCGTTTTGTGAGGCCAGCGGAGCAGATGTGCGTGAGGTGGCCAGGGCGATTGGCACCGATAGTCGGATTGGTCCGAAATTCCTGAATGCTGGCCCGGGGTTCGGTGGCAGTTGTTTTCAGAAAGATATCCTCAACCTGGTGTATCTCTGCCGGCATTTCGGGCTGCCGGAAGTGGCGGATTACTGGGAGAGTGTGGTGGCCCTGAACACTTGGCAGCAGCACCGCATTGCCAGGTTGGTGGTGGAAAAATTGTTTGGCACGGTGACAGGAAAGCGGCTGGCGATTCTTGGTTTTGCCTTCAAAGCCAACACCAACGACACCCGTGAAGCCCCGGCAATCCGTATCTGCCGCGACCTCCTTGAGGAAGGTGCTCAGCTGGCCATTCACGATCCCAAAGTGGTTGCTCGCCAGATGACCAGGGATCTGCAGCAGGAGGCAGCCCCTCAGGCGGACGCACTCAGTGCAACTGGAAGTTGGGCTGAAGCTTGCAGTGTTGAAGAGGCGGTAACGGGGGCCGATGCGGTGCTGGTGCTCACCGAGTGGCAGGACTACCGCAACCTGAACTGGATGTCTCTTGCTGGTCGGATGCGAAAGCCGGCATGGGTTTTTGACGCCCGCGCGATCACTGATCACGGGCAGGTCAGAGCGTCAGGTCTCAACCTCTGGTGCGTGGGGGATGGAGAGGGCTGA